In Desulfoferula mesophila, the genomic window ACATGTGCGCGGGCTACGCCATGCGTATCCTGGGCGCCTACGGCTACAGCACCGAATACCCGGTGGCCCGCTTCTATCGCGACGCGCCCACCTACTTCATGGTCGAGGGCAGCGCCAACATCTGCAAGTTCATCACCGCTCTGGACGCCCTGGGTATCAGGAAGGCCAATCGCTAGAATCAGCGCCAACAGTTAGGAGCCAAGAACATGCATCCGTATTTCAAGAACATGCCCACCTTCGGCAAGGCCTTGAGCGACAAGAAAAAGGCCAAGGCCGAGGACAACAAGCAGTCCATCCTGGAGGTGGAAGCCAAGATCGCCGAGGAGATCGAGCGGGTGAAAAACGCCGGTCTGCCCGCCGAGAAGATCCACTCCCGCGGCCAGCTCACCATTTGGGACCGCATCGAGAAGCTGGTGGACCCCGGAACCTTTAGGCCCCTGCACATTCTCTACAACCCCAAGAACAACGAGGAAGGCACCACCGGCGTGGTGGATGGCCTGGCCAAGATCGAGGGCAAGTGGTGCGTGCTGGCCGGTTTTGACAACAAGGTCATGGCCGGCGCCTGGATCGCGGGCCAAGCCGAGAATCAGCTCCGGATCACCGACCTGGCCAAGCGCCTGCACATTCCCCTGGTGTGGCTGGTCAACTGCTCGGGCGTCAAGCTCACCGAGCAGGAAGAGGTCTACGCCGACCGCCGGGGCAACGGCACCACCTTTTTCCGCCACGCCGAGCTGGAGACCAAGGGCATTCCCATCCTGGCCGGCATCTGGGGCACCAACCCCGCCGGCGGCGGCTACCAGGGCATCAGCCCCACCTACCTCATCGCCCACAAGGACTGCAACATCGCGGTGGGCGGCGGCGGCATCGTGGGCGGCATGAGCCCCAAGGGCGGCTTCGACGTGGAAGGGGCCGAGCAGCTCATCGAGGCCACCCGCCACTTCAAGGAGGTTCCCCCGGGCTCGGTGGGCATCCACTACGACAAGACCGGCTTCTTCAAAGAGGTGCACGACACCGAGGAAGGCGTGCTGAATTCCATCCGCCGTCACATGACCCAGATGCCCGCCTACGACCTGGACTTCTTCCGGGTGGACGAGCCCAAGGAGCCCCTGTTCCCGGCGGACGACCTGTACTACCTGGTCAACTTCAACCAGAAGATGTCCTACGACTTTGACCAGTGCCTGGCCCGCCTGGTGGACGGCTCCGAGCACATGGAGTTCAAGCCCGGTTACGGCCCCGAGATCTACACCGGCCTGGTGAAGATGTCCGGCCTGGTGATGGGCGTCATCGGCAACCGCCAGGGCTTCCTGCCTCCGGGCTACCCCGAGTACGCGAACGGCGAGTACATGGGCATCGGCGGCAAGCTCTACCGCCAGGGTCTGATCAAGAT contains:
- a CDS encoding acyl-CoA carboxylase subunit beta is translated as MHPYFKNMPTFGKALSDKKKAKAEDNKQSILEVEAKIAEEIERVKNAGLPAEKIHSRGQLTIWDRIEKLVDPGTFRPLHILYNPKNNEEGTTGVVDGLAKIEGKWCVLAGFDNKVMAGAWIAGQAENQLRITDLAKRLHIPLVWLVNCSGVKLTEQEEVYADRRGNGTTFFRHAELETKGIPILAGIWGTNPAGGGYQGISPTYLIAHKDCNIAVGGGGIVGGMSPKGGFDVEGAEQLIEATRHFKEVPPGSVGIHYDKTGFFKEVHDTEEGVLNSIRRHMTQMPAYDLDFFRVDEPKEPLFPADDLYYLVNFNQKMSYDFDQCLARLVDGSEHMEFKPGYGPEIYTGLVKMSGLVMGVIGNRQGFLPPGYPEYANGEYMGIGGKLYRQGLIKMNEFVTLCGRDRVPIIWFQDTSGIDVGDIAEQAELLGLGQSLIYSIEQTGVPQMMVLLRKGTAAAHYVMGGPTANNHNAFTLGTATSEIYVMHGETAAAASFSRRLVKEKDAGRDLQPVIDKMNDLAQMYYDKSRPWYCAFRGFVDEVVNYPDLRSYLTAFAEAAYQNPTSLCPHHHMMLPRIIKG